A genome region from Marinobacter panjinensis includes the following:
- a CDS encoding DUF2970 domain-containing protein → MAEQQDKNRQPARKKGPGVLKVMQSILAGALGVQSDKRREEDFGSHSPWPYIIAGILFTVGFVVTLIVVVKVVLSGQ, encoded by the coding sequence ATGGCCGAGCAACAGGATAAGAACAGACAACCTGCCCGCAAAAAGGGGCCGGGTGTTTTAAAAGTCATGCAGAGCATTCTCGCCGGCGCTCTCGGAGTACAATCCGACAAGCGCCGGGAGGAAGATTTCGGAAGCCACAGTCCCTGGCCTTATATTATCGCCGGCATCCTGTTTACCGTGGGCTTTGTCGTCACCCTGATTGTGGTGGTAAAGGTGGTGCTTTCCGGCCAGTAG